A genome region from Chloroflexota bacterium includes the following:
- a CDS encoding archease, whose translation MKRFELIEHTADMGLVAYGHDLAEAFANAAYGLFSIIADLGRVQERESCQVELKEEDTETLLFEWLNYLLYIFDVEMLLLKRFDIERFDGSVLTAICYGEKYDPSRHRLKTGVKSATYHMLKVDREKNQVQVILDV comes from the coding sequence ATGAAACGATTCGAGCTTATCGAGCACACGGCTGACATGGGACTGGTCGCCTACGGGCATGACCTGGCTGAGGCGTTTGCCAACGCTGCCTATGGCCTATTCTCCATTATCGCCGACCTCGGCAGGGTACAGGAAAGAGAGTCCTGTCAGGTAGAGCTTAAAGAAGAAGACACGGAAACCCTGCTCTTCGAGTGGCTCAACTATTTACTCTATATATTCGACGTCGAGATGCTGCTGCTGAAGCGGTTTGATATCGAACGTTTTGATGGTTCTGTCTTGACGGCAATCTGCTACGGTGAAAAGTACGACCCTTCCCGCCATCGCTTGAAGACGGGGGTGAAGTCGGCTACCTATCACATGCTGAAGGTTGACCGGGAGAAGAATCAGGTACAGGTTATCCTGGACGTGTAG
- the ahcY gene encoding adenosylhomocysteinase, translating to MALHNYDVKDQSLAEAGRRRIEWAFREMPVVRLIGERFAKEKPLKGLRISACLHVTTETANLALTLKAGGADLILCASNPLSTQDDVAAALVEYDIPTNAIKGEDETTYYKHINTAIDHKPQLTVDDGADLVTTLHTKRQEMMDNVIGGTEETTTGVVRLRSMAGAGKLKYPIIAVNDAQTKYLFDNRYGTGQSTIDGITRATNILWAGKKVVVCGYGWCGHGVAMRAEGLGAHVIIVEVEPVRALEAVMDGFQVMPLMEAARIGDIFVTTTGDKNVIDRVHFEAMKDGAILANSGHFNVEINIPALQSMAKSTRKIRDFVDEYSLTDGRSLYLLGEGRLINLAAAEGHPASVMDMSFANQALCLEYLAKNDGKLETSVHPVPEDIDRQVARLKLTAMGVEIDSLTEEQRKYLAGWEEGT from the coding sequence ATGGCTTTACATAACTACGATGTAAAAGACCAGTCGCTGGCCGAGGCAGGCCGACGGCGCATCGAATGGGCCTTTCGGGAGATGCCGGTAGTGAGGCTTATAGGAGAGCGGTTTGCCAAAGAGAAGCCGCTGAAAGGACTGCGGATTTCAGCCTGTCTCCACGTCACCACCGAGACGGCCAACCTGGCGCTGACATTGAAGGCGGGAGGTGCCGACCTTATTCTCTGCGCCTCCAATCCCCTGAGCACGCAGGATGACGTGGCGGCGGCGCTGGTAGAGTATGATATTCCGACCAATGCCATCAAGGGTGAAGACGAGACGACCTATTACAAGCACATCAATACCGCCATAGACCATAAACCTCAGCTCACCGTGGACGACGGTGCCGACCTGGTGACCACGCTGCATACCAAAAGACAGGAGATGATGGATAACGTCATTGGCGGGACCGAGGAGACGACCACCGGCGTGGTCCGGCTGCGAAGTATGGCCGGTGCCGGAAAGCTGAAGTATCCCATTATCGCGGTGAACGATGCGCAGACCAAGTACCTCTTTGACAATCGCTACGGGACCGGGCAGAGCACCATCGATGGAATTACCCGTGCTACCAATATCTTGTGGGCGGGGAAAAAGGTGGTCGTCTGCGGCTACGGGTGGTGCGGCCACGGCGTGGCCATGCGGGCCGAGGGCCTGGGTGCTCATGTCATCATTGTTGAGGTAGAGCCGGTGCGGGCACTGGAGGCGGTGATGGACGGGTTCCAGGTCATGCCCCTTATGGAAGCAGCCAGAATCGGTGACATTTTCGTCACCACTACGGGCGACAAGAACGTCATTGACCGGGTACACTTTGAGGCCATGAAGGACGGCGCCATTCTGGCCAACAGCGGACACTTCAATGTGGAAATAAATATCCCGGCTCTCCAGAGCATGGCAAAAAGCACGCGGAAAATACGTGACTTCGTTGATGAGTACTCGCTGACAGACGGACGCAGCCTGTATCTGCTGGGGGAAGGGAGACTGATAAACCTGGCCGCAGCGGAAGGCCATCCGGCCAGCGTCATGGATATGAGTTTTGCCAATCAGGCGCTGTGCCTTGAATATCTGGCCAAGAATGATGGCAAGCTGGAGACCAGCGTCCACCCAGTGCCGGAGGATATTGACCGGCAGGTTGCCAGGTTGAAACTCACCGCGATGGGCGTTGAGATTGACAGCCTGACCGAGGAGCAGAGGAAATATCTGGCGGGCTGGGAAGAGGGAACATAG